The proteins below are encoded in one region of Aggregicoccus sp. 17bor-14:
- a CDS encoding energy transducer TonB, whose translation MPSAAAHETELLQKDRGRARRSPWLFLLVSVGLHAAAFVAMSRMEARAPAPLNKAVELVMVEVQKPPPPPPPAEPKKEEPPRPAPRPVRPPPVKVAAAAKPPPPQPEAPPPPNDAPPPQPAKAPLVVGISMSSTTTAGTFSAPVGNTAYGKTADKAQAPAAVKPYSAARYVPVYQVDSAPAVLSEYKPPYPPEARRAQVEGQVVLSITVDSDGRVVAVKVLSGPGYGLDEAARDALRRFRFRPATKGGEPVATELKYTYTFQLD comes from the coding sequence ATGCCCTCCGCTGCTGCCCACGAGACCGAGCTGCTGCAGAAGGATCGCGGCCGCGCGCGGCGCTCGCCGTGGCTGTTCCTGCTCGTCTCGGTGGGCCTGCACGCGGCCGCCTTCGTGGCGATGAGCCGGATGGAGGCGCGCGCGCCGGCGCCCCTGAACAAGGCCGTGGAGCTGGTGATGGTGGAGGTGCAGAAGCCGCCCCCGCCGCCGCCACCCGCAGAGCCCAAGAAGGAGGAGCCGCCTCGCCCCGCGCCCCGGCCGGTGCGCCCGCCGCCGGTGAAGGTGGCCGCCGCGGCGAAGCCTCCGCCCCCACAGCCCGAGGCGCCCCCGCCTCCGAACGACGCGCCGCCCCCGCAGCCCGCCAAGGCGCCGCTGGTGGTGGGCATCTCCATGTCCTCCACCACCACCGCGGGCACCTTCAGCGCGCCGGTGGGCAACACCGCCTACGGCAAGACGGCGGACAAGGCGCAGGCCCCCGCCGCGGTGAAGCCCTACTCCGCGGCGCGCTACGTGCCGGTGTACCAGGTGGACTCGGCGCCCGCGGTGCTCTCCGAGTACAAGCCCCCCTACCCGCCCGAGGCGCGGCGCGCGCAGGTGGAGGGCCAGGTGGTGCTCTCCATCACCGTGGACTCGGACGGGCGCGTGGTGGCGGTGAAGGTGCTGAGCGGCCCGGGCTACGGGCTGGACGAGGCCGCGCGCGACGCGCTGCGCCGCTTCCGCTTCCGCCCCGCCACCAAGGGCGGCGAGCCGGTGGCGACCGAGCTCAAGTACACCTACACCTTCCAGCTCGACTAG
- a CDS encoding glutathione S-transferase family protein: protein MSTSTSPSAVALPRLVTIRFSHFCEKARWALDRAGIAYREESHVPIFSWRASLGSGGKRTVPCLVTSSGVVADSTDILRWADAHAAVAAPLFPPGTAGEEVTALEEEFDRRLGPATRRLAYFYLLQRPELVRRFLASAGEGLEARLARRLFPLLRAMMVRGLRLDAAGAERSRTALDEVFGRVEALLADGRRYLAGERFSAADLTFASLAAPVLVPDCMSRDYPPPEEVPPELAALIAHCRERPAGRFALRLFAEERPARLGA, encoded by the coding sequence ATGAGTACTTCGACGAGCCCTTCCGCCGTTGCGCTTCCCCGCCTCGTCACCATCCGCTTCAGCCACTTCTGCGAGAAGGCGCGCTGGGCGCTGGACCGCGCGGGCATCGCGTACCGGGAGGAGTCGCACGTGCCCATCTTCTCGTGGCGCGCGAGCCTGGGGTCGGGCGGCAAGCGCACCGTGCCCTGCCTGGTGACGTCCTCGGGCGTGGTGGCGGACTCCACGGACATCCTGCGCTGGGCGGATGCGCACGCGGCCGTCGCCGCGCCCCTCTTTCCTCCCGGCACGGCGGGCGAGGAGGTGACGGCGCTGGAGGAGGAGTTCGACCGGCGGCTGGGTCCGGCCACGCGGCGCCTCGCCTACTTCTACCTGCTGCAGCGCCCGGAGCTGGTGCGCCGCTTCCTCGCCTCGGCGGGGGAGGGCCTGGAGGCGCGGCTCGCGAGGCGCCTGTTCCCGCTGCTGCGCGCGATGATGGTGCGCGGCCTGCGCCTGGACGCTGCCGGAGCCGAGCGCTCGCGCACCGCGCTGGACGAGGTCTTCGGGCGCGTGGAGGCGCTGCTCGCCGACGGGCGCCGCTACCTCGCGGGCGAGCGCTTCAGCGCCGCGGACCTCACCTTCGCGTCGCTCGCCGCGCCGGTGCTGGTGCCCGACTGCATGAGCCGGGACTACCCGCCGCCCGAAGAGGTGCCCCCGGAGCTCGCTGCGCTCATTGCGCACTGCCGCGAGCGCCCTGCGGGCCGCTTCGCCCTGCGCCTCTTCGCCGAGGAACGCCCGGCGCGGCTCGGAGCGTAG
- a CDS encoding serine/threonine-protein kinase produces the protein MGCDRCRAEHAAASACVGSQEPVTGEGLEGTRLGALTLLRRLGAGAVGTVYLAEGGGSRFAVRVLHPHLAAHPALLARFYAEARAMQALQHPNLVRVLHAARTAAGHHCLVMEHVEGELLKDLRQVLSPGAAVDLLGQALEGLAAAHARGLVHRDLRPEQLLLQPRVGGWRVKLLDLGMAAVLAEAFTAEELAAGTAGGNPAYLAPEQAAQGRAVDARADLYALGVIGYQLVTGRAPFSPSQVRSRGRGLQAPPPHLLDARVPEALSQVLLRALAASPGDRFSSASEFRGALGAALRTGLAAGLRAAPGTGSAYAPLAEAPPPSQPAPAGLSARAALRVGFAPVDVQVQDVTPAGLYVKHAGALPPLASRLALQLRVHGQLLGTWAHVVRHVCAEEARAWGVAPGFFVHFDDPAGELALRLQQALAAAPPAPAAQATQPFDPELASLLARAAGGSTDPYALLELAPHAGFAEVQRRADSAVKRLSESLARPLPTQQVQALQAALERVEHARQALGDPTARAGLDAVRGNVAGVARCLAAGIPLDTLERLRHAFLQARPGVEARAAALWRAGEALEQQASRGGGLYDAALARYAEALALDPLNAQLQRHYWGLQRLTRGVAGSPERH, from the coding sequence ATGGGCTGCGACAGGTGCAGGGCAGAGCACGCGGCGGCCAGCGCCTGCGTGGGCTCGCAGGAGCCCGTGACCGGCGAGGGGCTGGAGGGCACCCGCCTGGGCGCGCTCACCCTGCTGCGGCGGCTGGGCGCGGGGGCGGTGGGCACGGTGTACCTGGCCGAGGGCGGCGGCTCGCGCTTCGCCGTGCGCGTGCTGCACCCGCACCTCGCGGCCCACCCCGCGCTGCTCGCCCGCTTCTACGCCGAGGCGCGCGCGATGCAGGCGCTGCAGCACCCCAACCTGGTGCGCGTGCTGCACGCGGCGCGCACCGCCGCGGGCCACCACTGCCTGGTGATGGAGCACGTGGAGGGCGAGCTGCTCAAGGACCTGCGCCAGGTGCTCAGCCCGGGCGCGGCGGTGGACCTGCTCGGCCAGGCGCTCGAGGGGCTCGCCGCGGCGCACGCGCGCGGCCTCGTGCACCGCGACCTGCGCCCCGAGCAGCTGCTCTTGCAGCCGCGGGTGGGCGGCTGGCGGGTGAAGCTGCTGGACCTGGGCATGGCCGCGGTGCTCGCCGAGGCCTTCACGGCCGAGGAGCTCGCGGCCGGCACCGCCGGGGGCAACCCCGCCTACCTCGCGCCGGAGCAGGCCGCGCAGGGCCGCGCGGTGGACGCGCGGGCGGACCTCTATGCGCTGGGCGTCATCGGCTACCAGCTCGTCACCGGCCGCGCCCCCTTCTCGCCCTCGCAGGTGCGCTCGCGCGGCCGCGGGCTGCAGGCCCCGCCGCCGCACCTGCTCGACGCGCGCGTGCCCGAGGCCCTCTCGCAGGTGCTGCTGCGCGCGCTCGCGGCCTCGCCCGGCGACCGCTTCTCCAGCGCGTCCGAGTTCCGCGGCGCGCTCGGCGCCGCGCTGCGCACCGGGCTCGCCGCCGGGCTGCGCGCGGCCCCCGGGACGGGCTCCGCGTATGCGCCGCTCGCGGAGGCTCCCCCGCCGTCCCAGCCGGCCCCCGCGGGGCTCAGCGCCCGCGCGGCGCTGCGCGTGGGCTTCGCACCGGTGGACGTGCAGGTGCAGGACGTGACCCCCGCGGGGCTCTACGTGAAGCACGCGGGCGCGCTGCCCCCGCTCGCCTCTCGGCTCGCGCTGCAGCTGCGCGTGCACGGGCAGCTGCTCGGCACCTGGGCCCACGTGGTGCGCCACGTGTGCGCCGAGGAGGCCCGGGCCTGGGGCGTGGCCCCGGGCTTCTTCGTCCACTTCGACGACCCCGCGGGTGAGCTCGCGCTGCGGCTGCAGCAGGCGCTCGCAGCGGCGCCGCCCGCGCCGGCCGCGCAGGCCACGCAGCCCTTCGACCCGGAGCTCGCCTCGCTGCTCGCGCGCGCGGCCGGCGGGAGCACCGACCCGTACGCGCTGCTGGAGCTCGCACCCCATGCGGGCTTCGCCGAGGTGCAGCGGCGCGCGGACTCCGCCGTGAAGCGGCTCTCGGAGTCCCTCGCGCGGCCGCTGCCGACCCAGCAGGTGCAGGCGCTGCAGGCGGCGCTCGAGCGGGTGGAGCACGCGCGGCAGGCGCTCGGTGACCCCACGGCGCGCGCCGGGCTGGATGCGGTGCGCGGCAACGTGGCCGGCGTGGCGCGCTGCCTCGCGGCGGGCATCCCGCTGGACACGCTGGAGCGGCTGCGCCACGCCTTCCTCCAGGCGCGCCCCGGCGTGGAGGCGCGCGCCGCGGCCCTGTGGCGCGCGGGTGAGGCGCTCGAGCAGCAGGCCTCGCGTGGGGGCGGCCTCTACGACGCGGCGCTCGCGCGCTACGCGGAGGCGCTCGCGCTGGACCCGCTCAACGCGCAGCTGCAGCGCCACTACTGGGGCCTGCAGCGCCTCACGCGCGGCGTGGCCGGCAGCCCCGAGCGCCACTAG
- a CDS encoding biopolymer transporter ExbD: MAGVQQGDADEEIVGINVTPLVDITLVLLIIFMVTANFIVKETVEVDLPKAANGGETVQGLVNVVLDKAGQLYFDGAPVTEGELQQKAAAQLQKDPQTRAIISADQSLPYGRVMHLIDVVKGQGIARFALNIEKDVAPSARPASP; the protein is encoded by the coding sequence ATGGCGGGGGTTCAGCAGGGCGACGCGGACGAGGAGATCGTCGGCATCAACGTGACGCCGCTCGTGGACATCACGCTGGTGCTGCTCATCATCTTCATGGTGACGGCGAACTTCATCGTGAAGGAGACGGTGGAGGTGGACCTGCCCAAGGCGGCCAACGGCGGCGAGACGGTGCAGGGGCTCGTCAACGTGGTGCTGGACAAGGCGGGGCAGCTCTACTTCGACGGCGCGCCGGTGACGGAAGGCGAGCTGCAGCAGAAGGCGGCCGCGCAGCTGCAGAAGGACCCGCAGACGCGCGCCATCATCAGCGCGGACCAGTCGCTTCCCTACGGCCGCGTGATGCACCTCATCGACGTGGTGAAGGGCCAGGGCATCGCCCGCTTCGCCCTCAACATCGAGAAGGACGTGGCGCCCTCGGCGCGCCCCGCCTCGCCGTAG
- a CDS encoding phosphomannomutase/phosphoglucomutase — MNTHIFREYDIRGLVDKDLTMEVVELLGQGLGTIVARKGGRSIVVGRDCRESSTRFRDALCKGLTSTGLNVLDVGVVPTPLTYFAANTLPVDGLAMITGSHNPPEYNGFKIGAGKTTFHGHEIQELKKLILAKDFVKGVKPGTVTPYDIVTPYNHFVRQTVKVGRKGMKIVIDAGNGTGGAVAVPLFQSMGFDVVPLFCEMDATFPNHHPDPTVVENLQDLIQAVKREKAEVGIAYDGDTDRIGVIDDQGNILWGDQLMILFSRYVLKESPGAAIVGEVKCSYTLYDDIAKHGGKPVMWKAGHSLIKAKMKEEHAELAGEMSGHIFFKQRYFGFDDAVYSTARLLEILTHEKQKLSGLLSDVPKTFASPELRVDTVEEKKFEVVRRATELLRQAGHQIVDVDGVRVTLPDGAWGLIRSSNTQPILVVRYEASSEARLKEVQALIEATVARAQREAGV, encoded by the coding sequence ATGAACACCCATATCTTCCGCGAGTACGACATCCGGGGTCTCGTCGACAAGGACCTCACCATGGAGGTGGTGGAGTTGCTGGGCCAGGGGCTCGGCACCATCGTCGCCCGCAAGGGCGGGCGCTCCATCGTGGTGGGCCGCGACTGCCGCGAGTCCTCCACGCGCTTCCGTGACGCGCTCTGCAAGGGCCTCACCTCCACCGGCCTCAACGTGCTGGACGTGGGCGTGGTGCCCACGCCGCTGACCTACTTCGCGGCCAACACGCTCCCGGTGGACGGGCTCGCCATGATCACCGGCAGCCACAACCCGCCCGAGTACAACGGCTTCAAGATCGGCGCCGGCAAGACCACCTTCCACGGCCACGAGATCCAGGAGCTCAAGAAGCTCATCCTGGCGAAGGACTTCGTGAAGGGCGTGAAGCCCGGCACCGTCACCCCCTACGACATCGTCACGCCCTACAACCACTTCGTCCGCCAGACGGTGAAGGTGGGCCGCAAGGGGATGAAGATCGTCATCGACGCGGGCAACGGCACCGGCGGCGCGGTCGCCGTGCCGCTGTTCCAGAGCATGGGCTTCGACGTGGTGCCCCTCTTCTGCGAGATGGACGCCACCTTCCCCAACCACCACCCGGACCCCACCGTGGTGGAGAACCTCCAGGACCTCATCCAGGCGGTGAAGCGCGAGAAGGCCGAGGTCGGCATCGCGTACGACGGCGACACGGACCGCATCGGCGTCATCGACGACCAGGGCAACATCCTCTGGGGCGACCAGCTGATGATCCTCTTCAGCCGCTACGTGCTGAAGGAGAGCCCGGGCGCGGCCATCGTGGGCGAGGTCAAGTGCAGCTACACGCTGTACGACGACATCGCGAAGCACGGCGGCAAGCCGGTGATGTGGAAGGCGGGCCACTCGCTCATCAAGGCGAAGATGAAGGAGGAGCACGCGGAGCTGGCCGGCGAGATGAGCGGCCACATCTTCTTCAAGCAGCGCTACTTCGGCTTCGACGACGCGGTCTACTCCACCGCGCGCCTGCTGGAGATCCTCACCCACGAGAAGCAGAAGCTCTCCGGCCTGCTCTCGGACGTGCCCAAGACCTTCGCCAGCCCCGAGCTGCGCGTGGACACGGTGGAGGAGAAGAAGTTCGAGGTGGTGCGCCGCGCCACCGAGCTGCTGCGCCAGGCGGGCCACCAGATCGTGGACGTGGACGGCGTGCGCGTGACCCTGCCGGATGGCGCCTGGGGCCTCATCCGCTCCTCCAACACCCAGCCCATCCTCGTGGTGCGCTACGAGGCGAGCAGCGAGGCGCGCCTCAAGGAGGTGCAGGCGCTCATCGAGGCCACCGTCGCGCGCGCCCAGCGCGAGGCGGGCGTCTAG
- a CDS encoding ROK family protein: MATLGIDLGGTFARAAVVDEAGRILAASRAALGERSPPAVVECIGRAAEEALRLAGVPVRAVGVGAAAQIPSEGRIAVAPNLGWRDVPLGALLQARLGRPVRLVNDLSAAAWGELRVGAGRGAQDLLVVFVGSGVGSAIVANGQLLQGANGVGAELGHVKAVPGGRACGCGEKGCLEAYAGGHHLVAQARELLQRGASPALARLCAEDPARLTPVHLEQAAREGDAEATRVHAQAAHLLALAVANQVTVLNPARLILGGGVLTHCPGLRERVLQGVQDWSGRTAREGLLVLDAELGDDSGLIGAALLA; this comes from the coding sequence CTGGCCACGCTGGGGATCGACCTGGGCGGCACCTTCGCCCGGGCCGCCGTGGTGGACGAGGCGGGGCGCATCCTCGCCGCGTCCCGCGCGGCGCTCGGCGAGCGCAGCCCCCCGGCGGTCGTGGAGTGCATCGGGCGCGCGGCCGAGGAGGCGCTGCGCCTGGCCGGCGTGCCCGTGCGCGCGGTGGGCGTGGGCGCCGCGGCGCAGATTCCCTCCGAGGGCCGCATCGCCGTGGCGCCCAACCTCGGCTGGCGCGACGTGCCCCTGGGCGCACTGCTGCAGGCGCGGCTCGGGCGCCCCGTGCGCCTGGTGAACGACCTGTCCGCCGCCGCCTGGGGCGAGCTGCGGGTGGGCGCGGGCCGCGGCGCGCAGGACCTCCTGGTGGTCTTCGTGGGCTCGGGCGTGGGCAGCGCCATCGTGGCCAACGGCCAGCTGCTGCAGGGCGCCAATGGCGTCGGCGCGGAGCTGGGCCACGTGAAGGCGGTGCCCGGAGGGCGCGCCTGCGGCTGCGGCGAGAAGGGCTGCCTCGAGGCCTACGCGGGCGGCCACCACCTCGTCGCCCAGGCGCGCGAGCTGCTGCAGCGGGGCGCCTCGCCCGCGCTCGCGCGGCTGTGCGCCGAAGATCCCGCGCGCCTCACCCCCGTGCACCTCGAGCAGGCCGCGCGCGAGGGGGACGCCGAGGCCACACGCGTGCACGCGCAGGCGGCCCACCTGCTCGCGCTCGCGGTGGCCAACCAGGTGACGGTGCTCAACCCCGCGCGGCTCATCCTCGGCGGCGGCGTGCTCACCCACTGCCCGGGCCTGCGCGAGCGCGTGCTGCAGGGCGTGCAGGACTGGAGCGGGCGCACCGCGCGCGAGGGGCTGCTGGTGCTCGACGCCGAGCTGGGTGACGACAGCGGACTCATCGGCGCGGCGCTGCTGGCCTGA
- a CDS encoding DUF2378 family protein, with protein sequence MNAPDVQMAAEREALRRSLAWLGPEDRTWGALFCALQGVVRAWGGEGAVRGLAQQPPGGGWAAAQRYPAQDFLRLLAASADYLEEMLGSRELALQCLGAESARVYFGALSGPLAGAVAARDPVALLDRLPATLDRALGFGQHRMHALGLGHRRLSCSADPLPADFYLGLLQRLLLEVDVDGEVRAQPRGLGEVSYECTWTAPGALQRPGRA encoded by the coding sequence GTGAACGCACCGGACGTCCAGATGGCAGCGGAGCGCGAGGCGCTTCGGCGCAGTCTCGCCTGGCTCGGACCCGAGGACCGCACCTGGGGGGCGCTGTTCTGTGCGCTGCAGGGCGTGGTGCGCGCGTGGGGCGGTGAGGGCGCGGTGCGGGGGCTCGCGCAGCAACCCCCGGGCGGCGGCTGGGCCGCGGCGCAGCGCTACCCCGCGCAGGACTTCCTGCGGCTGCTCGCCGCGAGCGCGGACTACCTGGAGGAGATGCTGGGCTCGCGCGAGCTCGCGCTGCAGTGCCTGGGCGCGGAGAGCGCGCGCGTGTACTTCGGCGCGCTGAGCGGGCCGCTGGCGGGCGCGGTGGCCGCGCGCGACCCGGTGGCCCTGCTGGACCGGCTGCCGGCCACGCTGGACCGGGCGCTGGGCTTCGGGCAGCACCGGATGCACGCGCTCGGCCTCGGGCACCGTCGCCTCAGCTGCAGCGCGGACCCGCTGCCCGCGGACTTCTACCTGGGGCTGCTGCAGCGGCTGCTGCTCGAGGTGGACGTGGACGGCGAGGTGCGCGCGCAGCCGCGGGGCCTCGGCGAGGTGAGCTACGAGTGCACGTGGACGGCGCCCGGTGCGCTGCAGCGGCCCGGGCGCGCCTGA
- a CDS encoding YXWGXW repeat-containing protein, whose translation MKSMWTGWAVLAAVLFGAAGARAQTEPVPAETSGPQQQTDASAEDAAPVTAPEAPPALPHEQRGPPPFAGATWTSGSWYWDHGTWRFKPGAWIATLPGYHYVNGYWHFEGAAQWRWVEGGWARPGSLEVEIPATAVADGTLRSPEPPPPAQAETQPPAPAPDAVWAAGYWYWSDRGWAWIPGTWLARPAVGWAYVGPTWYASGGAWYFRSGGWAVGVGLHVAVPIYRHAYVSVGFGNPYYPVHLWHRPWYGYGYGYRYGYPRYYGPRYYAPHVYAPRYVGRPYGHSHGAGHGGGHGHR comes from the coding sequence ATGAAGTCGATGTGGACGGGGTGGGCGGTGCTGGCGGCGGTGCTGTTCGGCGCTGCGGGTGCCCGCGCGCAGACCGAGCCGGTGCCCGCCGAGACGAGCGGCCCGCAGCAGCAGACCGACGCGAGCGCGGAGGACGCAGCGCCCGTCACCGCCCCCGAGGCGCCCCCGGCGCTTCCCCACGAGCAGCGCGGCCCCCCGCCCTTCGCGGGAGCCACCTGGACCTCGGGCAGCTGGTACTGGGACCACGGCACCTGGCGCTTCAAGCCGGGCGCGTGGATTGCCACCCTGCCGGGCTACCACTACGTGAACGGCTACTGGCACTTCGAGGGCGCGGCGCAGTGGCGCTGGGTGGAGGGCGGCTGGGCGCGCCCCGGCTCACTCGAGGTGGAGATTCCCGCCACGGCCGTGGCCGACGGCACGCTGCGCAGCCCCGAGCCCCCGCCGCCGGCCCAGGCCGAGACGCAGCCTCCCGCGCCGGCCCCGGACGCCGTGTGGGCCGCAGGCTACTGGTACTGGAGTGACCGCGGCTGGGCGTGGATTCCGGGCACCTGGCTCGCGCGGCCCGCCGTCGGCTGGGCATACGTGGGCCCCACCTGGTACGCGAGCGGCGGCGCCTGGTACTTCCGCAGCGGCGGCTGGGCCGTGGGCGTGGGGCTGCACGTGGCGGTGCCCATCTACCGCCACGCCTACGTGTCCGTGGGCTTCGGCAACCCCTACTACCCCGTGCACCTGTGGCACCGGCCCTGGTACGGCTACGGGTACGGGTATCGCTACGGCTACCCGCGCTACTACGGGCCGCGCTACTACGCGCCGCACGTCTACGCCCCGCGCTACGTCGGCCGCCCCTACGGGCACTCGCACGGGGCAGGGCACGGCGGTGGACACGGCCACCGCTGA
- a CDS encoding penicillin-binding transpeptidase domain-containing protein gives MHGCSLLNRAGSRPLLLATLSLLAACAPRAGLSPLPGGPQEAAQAYLDAWARGDLATQARLLVAPPADFAAQQERWRQGLGIGASRFEVRDLEGGARAGEARVRVRAVHSVRGLGDWEVESTLPFEQQADGSWRLRWSPAVLHPEARAGDRFQRTREWGPRGALLDARGEPLTVEGDVVRIGVDPRRVQDPAQVAAALQEQLGVEPARVQGALGVRTADGFVPLIDVRPERYAQVRPALAPVPGIFFRRARARLAPAEGFAVHTLGRVGEVTAEALAALGAPYQAGDRVGLSGLERAQERRLAGAPSGELALVRPSGERVRLQRFEGRGGEAVRTTLRREVQGAAEAALEGVAQPAALVAVDAGSGAVLAIASRPLGAPLHRALTGRYPPGSTFKVVTAEALLAVGMQPGAPAQCPAEAVAGGKRFRNFEAEVLGDVTLREAFAHSCNTAFVLLGARLDPRALEDAAARFGFGVAYDAGLPSPGATFPPPQDDAERAAAAIGQGRVLATPLHMASVAAAVQAGRWRAPHLLEDPDVDVPDAKLSSGTASALRTLMRAVVTEGTGRAAAGVPGLIGKTGTAEFGHAVPPETHAWFIGVHEGVGFAVLVEGGGVGGKVAVPIAARFVEALRATR, from the coding sequence GTGCACGGCTGCAGCCTCCTGAACCGGGCGGGGTCCCGGCCCCTCCTCCTCGCCACCCTCTCGCTCCTCGCGGCCTGCGCTCCGCGCGCAGGGCTCTCGCCCCTTCCCGGCGGGCCGCAGGAGGCGGCGCAGGCCTACCTGGACGCGTGGGCGCGAGGCGACCTCGCCACCCAGGCGCGGCTGCTGGTGGCGCCACCCGCGGACTTCGCGGCGCAGCAGGAGCGCTGGCGGCAGGGGCTGGGCATCGGGGCCTCGCGCTTCGAGGTGCGCGACCTGGAGGGGGGAGCCCGCGCGGGCGAGGCGCGGGTGCGCGTGCGCGCGGTGCACAGCGTGCGCGGCCTGGGCGACTGGGAGGTGGAGAGCACCCTGCCCTTCGAGCAGCAGGCGGACGGCAGCTGGCGGCTGCGCTGGAGCCCCGCGGTGCTGCACCCCGAGGCGCGGGCCGGAGACCGCTTCCAGCGCACGCGCGAGTGGGGCCCGCGGGGGGCGCTGCTCGATGCCCGCGGCGAGCCGCTCACGGTGGAGGGGGACGTGGTGCGCATCGGCGTGGACCCGCGCCGCGTGCAGGACCCCGCGCAGGTGGCCGCCGCGCTGCAGGAGCAGCTCGGGGTGGAGCCCGCGCGCGTGCAGGGCGCGCTGGGGGTGCGCACGGCGGACGGCTTCGTCCCGCTCATCGACGTGCGCCCCGAGCGCTATGCGCAGGTGCGCCCCGCGCTCGCGCCGGTGCCGGGCATCTTCTTTCGCCGCGCCCGCGCCCGGCTCGCACCCGCCGAGGGCTTCGCCGTGCACACCCTGGGGCGCGTGGGCGAGGTGACCGCGGAGGCGCTCGCGGCGCTCGGTGCGCCCTACCAGGCGGGGGACCGGGTGGGCTTGAGCGGGCTGGAGCGCGCGCAGGAGCGCAGGCTCGCGGGCGCGCCCTCCGGGGAGCTCGCGCTGGTGCGCCCCTCGGGAGAGCGGGTGCGGCTGCAGCGCTTCGAGGGGCGCGGGGGCGAGGCGGTGCGCACCACGCTGCGGCGCGAGGTGCAGGGGGCGGCGGAGGCGGCGCTGGAGGGCGTGGCCCAGCCGGCCGCGCTGGTGGCGGTGGACGCGGGCAGCGGCGCGGTGCTGGCCATCGCGAGCCGGCCGCTGGGCGCCCCGCTGCACCGCGCGCTCACGGGGCGCTACCCGCCCGGCTCCACCTTCAAGGTGGTGACGGCCGAGGCGCTGCTGGCGGTGGGGATGCAGCCCGGTGCCCCCGCGCAGTGCCCGGCGGAGGCGGTGGCCGGCGGCAAGCGCTTCCGCAACTTCGAGGCCGAGGTGCTGGGCGACGTCACGCTGCGCGAGGCCTTCGCGCACTCGTGCAACACGGCCTTCGTGCTGCTGGGGGCGCGCCTGGACCCGCGCGCGCTCGAGGACGCCGCGGCCCGCTTCGGCTTCGGGGTGGCCTACGACGCGGGGCTGCCCTCGCCAGGCGCCACCTTCCCGCCGCCCCAGGACGACGCGGAGCGCGCGGCCGCCGCCATCGGCCAGGGGCGCGTGCTCGCCACGCCCCTGCACATGGCCTCGGTGGCGGCCGCGGTGCAGGCGGGGCGCTGGCGGGCGCCGCACCTGCTCGAGGACCCGGACGTCGACGTGCCGGACGCGAAGCTCTCCTCCGGCACGGCCTCCGCCCTGCGCACGCTGATGCGCGCGGTGGTGACGGAGGGCACGGGGCGCGCGGCGGCCGGGGTGCCGGGGCTCATCGGGAAGACGGGCACCGCGGAGTTCGGCCACGCCGTGCCACCCGAAACGCACGCCTGGTTCATCGGCGTGCACGAGGGCGTGGGCTTCGCGGTGCTGGTGGAGGGCGGCGGCGTGGGCGGCAAGGTGGCCGTGCCCATTGCCGCGCGCTTCGTCGAAGCGCTGCGCGCAACGCGCTGA
- the yjjX gene encoding inosine/xanthosine triphosphatase, with protein MRIVVGSTNPAKTSAVRAVCVQAFLQCELLEREVPSGVRAQPIGEEETAAGARTRARGALAAVEGAALGVGLEGGVDAQGRLINCVAVLGADGRENLAWGVSFPLPPGVAQRVLAGEELGPVMDALTGLQQSKRTLGAVGILTDGLFTRAQMWQGPLACALIPFLHPELYPR; from the coding sequence ATGCGCATCGTCGTCGGCTCCACGAATCCCGCGAAGACCTCTGCCGTGCGCGCCGTGTGCGTGCAGGCCTTTCTACAGTGCGAGCTGCTCGAGCGCGAGGTGCCCAGCGGCGTGCGGGCGCAGCCCATCGGCGAGGAGGAGACGGCGGCGGGGGCGCGCACCCGCGCGCGCGGCGCGCTCGCGGCGGTGGAGGGCGCGGCGCTCGGCGTGGGCCTGGAGGGAGGCGTGGACGCGCAGGGGCGGCTCATCAACTGCGTGGCGGTGCTGGGGGCGGACGGGCGCGAGAACCTCGCCTGGGGGGTGAGCTTCCCCCTGCCGCCGGGCGTGGCGCAGCGCGTGCTCGCGGGCGAGGAGCTGGGTCCGGTGATGGACGCCCTGACGGGACTTCAGCAGAGCAAGCGCACGCTGGGCGCGGTGGGCATCCTCACCGATGGCCTCTTCACCCGCGCGCAGATGTGGCAGGGGCCGCTCGCGTGCGCGCTCATCCCCTTCCTGCACCCCGAGCTCTATCCGCGCTGA